CCATCTGCCTGGGGAAGTGTTTTAgagtcccccacccccacgccagGGACCTTGAGCCCATTCCTGAGAGTTAATGAAGCTGGACAGAAAAGTAGAGGGGCAGGCATAGGGCAGCCAAGCCTGGCTTCTTGGGGCTAAGGGGTTGGCCAGGTTGGGGGCGCTTGGCTAGGCTAATGGCTCCTGGAAGCTGGGTGTGGGGGCAACTTCCTCCTTGCCTCCATCCTCCTCCTGAGCTGGGCAGAAAGCCAACACCCTCTCCCTGTCTCCCCGCAGAAAGGGTGGGGCTGCCCCACCCCCTTTCTCACGGTTACCACCTAGCTGGGCTTTGGGCACCACCTGCTGGTGGCCTTTGGTACTGCATGCGGGAGCAGgcgtggggttgggggtggcggCTGGCAAGGGGGTAGGCAGCAGCCCCTCACCAAAGGCTTTTCGAGGCTCTGTGAGCTTCAATGTGAAGGTGCGGCCTCGGGGTAGCTCCTTGAGCAGCCGGGCCACCTCGTAGTgccggcagcccagcaggctctgtcCGTTGATGGCCTCGATCATGTCACCCACACTGATGAGCTGGATGTGGTCGATCACGCTGCCCTCCTTAATGCGCTGTGGGGAAGGGAGCTGTCAGCCCCTGTGGCGCCACCCTTGGGTCCTACCATCATAGGCTAGGCCTTACCCTCCAGACTCTGGGTGCCCCACCCCCAGGTACCTTGATGAAGGCATAGCCAGCCCCATTGTCTGTGATGGTGAGCCCCAAGGCCTCCTCCGACTTGAACACCTCCACTTCCTTGCGCTGCCCCTTGACGTGGGCAAAGATGAAGTCCTCCAGCCCGATCTGCCCCCCCAGGAGCTTGTCCATGTCCACTTTGTGGGTGTTGAGGGTGCAGAACATCACCTGCAGGAGTGGGAAACGTTAAACCCTCACCTTTCTCCCATGCCCTTTGCCAACTGCTATCTGAGGGGGAAGGAAGGGGTGCTGAGAAGGGCTTGGAGGTATCCCCCCAGTGCCTGACCACCCCGAGCTCAGTCAAGGTCCCCACTAGGATGTCAGCTCTGCTAGGGCTGGGTTTCTGTCCTAGAAAAAACTCCCTACTGGTTCCAGGGCATAGAGCCTGGCATGCAGTGGGTGATCAGAAAATGCTTTTGGAATGAATGAAGGGGCACAGATACCCATCCTGCCTACTGAGACCCCTGCATCTACTTCCTGCAAGATCTCACTGTCACCTTCCTTGCTTCCTCCATTCCTTTGGCCCCTGAAATCCTTAGGGTCGGACCTCCCAAAGAATCACAGCAGGGTGATCTTGCATCTGACCTCCAGCTCCCACAATCCGCTGAGCTACAAACCCCTCAATGTAAGATGGGAATGTAGCATCCACCCCTGGCTGTCCATTCCCACAATCCACTGGGGCTGAGGCCTCCCAGTGCTGACGGGAACTCAGCACCCAGTTCTGGTCTCCAGTTACCCACAATACATTGGGCTGCAGGTCTCCTAATGCATGCCTGACTGGAACTCAGTATCCAGCTGTGGCTACCAGCCCCCATAATCCACTGGGGCACAGGCCTCCCAATGCCTGATGAACCTCAGCATCCAGCCCTGCCTCCAGTTCCCCATAATTCACTGGGGTAAAGCCTCAGTATTTGCAGCTTCAGCACCTAAGCCACAGCTCACAAACAGGATGCACATTCCGGCCTCTCTCTAGCTCACCATCAGGGAACCCCAGTGCCCAGCTCCCCAGTAGGTACCTCAGCAGCTGGCAGCCGGAAGGCTTCAGCAATCTTGCCATACAACTCCTTGACGTTGGTGAATCCCTCGATGCGGCCAGTGGGACTGCCATGGGCCAGCTGGGTGTGGAAAACGAGGCGGGGCCgcagggcggggggaggggggggcaaGCCCATTTGGgggccccccgccccacctccgCCCAGGGGCCCCGGCTCCCCCACGCCCAGCCCACCACGGCCTGGCTCAGCCTCCTCATTTTCCACCAGAGGTGGCGCCTTTTTCCGCCGCCCCAGTCCTAGTGGCATGAGCAGTGAGAGGAGGGGGCGCGCCCAGGAAATCTGCAGGACAGGAAAAGGTGTTCAGGGCCTGCGTTGAAGCCTCACGCCGCCTTGCCCCTACAGGCCCAATGAAATTAATCAGAGAACAGGCTGGCCTCAGTTCAAAATTGGGTGCCAGCTCAGAGCCAGGCAATCACCCAGCCAGATGACTGGCCAAAGGGAACCTGGGAAAAATGCCTCATATAAGTGATTCAAACTACCACGAGGGCATGACACTCTAAGTCCCTCATGTGTGCCTATTCACACTCTTTtccctcctaataaacactttgtttcacttaaaaaaaaaaacacaaaaaacctggTCCTAGCACTTACACAACTGCACAGAAATAATATCAGCTAATATCTACCATAACTGCTAACTGCTCTGTGATCTTACTTTATCCCTACATCAATCATGGGGACCATATTATTGTCCTGATGTGATTACATGATGTACCATAATATGTGATTATGcccatttaatagatgagaaaatggaggctcacGGCCTACgtttctctatttttctattgGTTGCAATCATTAGTGCTGTGCACAAAAAAATTTCTGACTCTTCCCTTTCCAAGCATGTAAGCAGATGGCATTCCTGGCCTCTTTATGACTGGGTAAGCATACGACCAGTTCTGGACAATGAGTTGTGAGAGGAAGTGACACGTGACATTTCTGGGCTGAAGCATTTAATTACTGGAGCAAGAACCTCCACAGATCTAATTTTCCCGGTAGGGTGACCAGCCACATTTGATGTGGTGGCAGCCCCACCAGGCCAGGCTCTGAGTGACTACAATGAATGAAACCCCCCTGCTAAGCTGCACTGGACATGTAGCAGGAACAAAAAATAAACCATTGTAGATTATGACTGCTAAGATTCTGGGGGATGCTTGTTACTGCAGCAAAACTTATCCTGACTGATACacgttttttctttcctctccctccactctatttttctatctctctcttcctccctccctcccttcaaaCAAATATGTTTTGGGCACTAACTATATTCCATGCACCACTGTAGATATTGCCTTCAATAAGATAAGCAAGGTCCCacatttcctgacccagagtaAATAAGGAGCCTGTGATGAAGGGTTAATGGATGAAGAAAACAATCTTATATGGGTAAATTCTAAGAgtttacaaatacacacacatatgtatgtgtgtgtgtgtgtgtatacaccatGGGTGTATGTGTTTAAGtggatacatgcatgtgtgtgtgtgtgtgtgtgtgtatgtttttaaaagctttagttagggaattccctggcagtccagtggttaagacccagcatgggttcaatccctggttgggtaactaagatcccacaagcatgtggtgcagtcaaaaaaaaaatgctttatttaataATTCAAAGCTGTAATTAATAATTTCATAAAAGTTTGCTAAACAGTATACCTGTGAAGGTAAGAGAAAATCTCTGTGAATGACTCAAGCACATTACTGAACCACTGAGCAAAATGTATGctgcaaatattaaaataacttcaattctttaaaaaaaaaaaaaagacaagcagtAAGGTCCCTGACTAGGGCCATCATGAGCAGTTACACAGGTTGTTCACTGTGCCAAAGCACCAGACCCGGGGTTGCATTTTTCGAATTCACTCCTAGTTGCTGCAGAGGTGAGCTAGCTGGGGCTCCGTCCATGCTGTCCAGAAGCATACAGTTCAGAGAAGCTGTACAGTGAGCAAGCAAATGTGTAAATATTCAATATAATTTCTAAGAGTGCTATAAAGACAATAAAAcaagttttacagacaaggtcACAGAGGACCTGCCTCTCTGGGCAGGCGAAGCTGAGACTTGAAAGACAGCAGGAAATATCCATAGGAGGATATGAGGCAAGAACATCAGGCAGTGAGAACAGCTAgcgcaaaggccctgaggtggggatTTCCTTGACATGTTTGAGGATCAGCAAGGAGGCCTGTGTGGTTGGATCCCCAAGTAAGAGGGACAGTGGGAAAAGGTGAGGGCAGagatgtaaaaagaaaagacattactttgctgacaaaggtccgtctagtcaaagctatggtttttccagtagtcatgtacggatgtgagagttggatcataaagaaagctgagcaccaaaaaactgatgcttttgaactgtggtgttggtgaagactcttgagagtccgttggactgcaaggagatcaaaccggtcaatcctaaagggaatcagtcctgaatattcactggaaggactgatgcttaagctgaaactccaatactttggccacctgatgcaaagaaatgactcactggaaaagaccctgttgctgggaaagactgaaggcaggggaagaaggggacgacagaggatgagatggttagatggcatcactgactcgatggacatgcgtttcagtaagctctgggagctggtgatggacagggaagcctggcatgctgcagtccatggggttgcaaagagtcagatacaactgagcgactgaactgaactgaactgagagaggtAACAGGCAGACTGTGCAGGACCCTGTTGGCCAGAGGCTGAACTTGGGCTTTTTATCTGAGTGAAATGGCAGTCATGGGAGATTCTGAGCAGATTCACAATTAAGCGAGCGACCAGTGTGGCTAGAGTGGAGTGAGCAATGGAAGAACACGAAGAGGGCAGGTAAAAGAGGTGatgaagagggacttccctggtggtccagtggctaagacttcacgctcccaatgcagggggcccaggttcgatccccagtcaggcaaatagatcccacaggctgcaactaagagtttgcatgcccaactaagacctggtgcagccaaatgaataaatattaaaaaagaaaaaaaaaaaaagaagaagcaatggAGGTCAACTGTATAGgcctttatagacaagcaaagaGTTCATGTTTAAGTCCAAAGTCACAGAAACTGGCCCCAACCCTCAGGTCTGACTCCCAAGCCCAAGTTCATCACAGTGATGCTGTCCCCTAGATGATTCAGTCTCCCTGGGCCTCAGATGCCTCACCTGTAAATGGGGACATTCCATCCACCTGGCCAGGTTGTGGTAAGGATCAGATTATgccaaattatatttttctatgtaaGGGGGACTTCTTGCTCCCTCCTTTCAGATCACCTCTTCCCTAGGGCTTTCCTGGATTCAGTAGAGCCCCTGAGCTGTACCCAttttcattcatccatctgttcTCCAACACCTCCTCTAACATCACCTGGTCCAGTCCTAtcaacactcacctagagcttctcaggtggctcagtggtaaagaagtcccctgccaatgcaggatacatgggtttgatccctgggctcagaagatcccacatgccatggagcaactcagcccatgcgtcacaactaccgaagcccaaatgtcctagagcccatgctccacaacagaaaacattgcgatgagaagcctgtacactacaactagagaaggccccagtgcagcaacgaagacccagagcaaccataaataaataaatcttaaaagcaaaaacaactcaCCTAGACCACTGCAGCTGCCTTCTCTGagtctcccagcttctgcccttgCCCTCAATGGTCTCTCAagacagcagccagagtgatcctgTAAAACATAAGTCAGGTCACATTTGTCCTCGCTCCAACCCCTCCCAGGGCTTCTACCTCACTTGGAATAAAAGTCAATGTCCTCCCCTTGGCCTATGGGCCCCAAATGACCAGCCCACATCAGCCATATGCCCTCACTCCCTGCCTCTGTCCCCCCTTGCTCATTCCCTGCAGACACAAGGGCCTCCTCCCTGGTCTTTCAACACACTGGATGAAGTtcaacctcagggcctttgcactggctgtgcCCTCTGGTAGCCACCCAACTCACTCTCTTACCTCTTTCAGGTGGAAGCCATACTTCATTCATTTAGCTTGTTCATTGTCTGTTTTCCAAAAAGGGCAGGGAACTTTGCCTGTCTTACTCATTCCTCTATTAGCTCAGAgaacacagggcctggcacagggcaGCTGCTTACTAAATACTTGGGGAATTAATCAGTGGATGGATTAATGAATCTAATAGTCACCAGCCCACCGGTCTCTATGCCCAGTTCTGGGGAGACAAAAAAGCACAGGCCGTAGCATCTGCCCTCAGTAGGATCTTGTCTCCCCAGCAACAGTATAAGTCCTACCTCTGGGGTCCCTTATTCCTTGCTTCCCAGCATAATTCTGGACACAAAGT
The DNA window shown above is from Bos indicus x Bos taurus breed Angus x Brahman F1 hybrid chromosome 7, Bos_hybrid_MaternalHap_v2.0, whole genome shotgun sequence and carries:
- the GIPC1 gene encoding PDZ domain-containing protein GIPC1 isoform X2, with product MPLGLGRRKKAPPLVENEEAEPGRGGLGVGEPGPLGGGGAGGPQMGLPPPPPALRPRLVFHTQLAHGSPTGRIEGFTNVKELYGKIAEAFRLPAAEVMFCTLNTHKVDMDKLLGGQIGLEDFIFAHVKGQRKEVEVFKSEEALGLTITDNGAGYAFIKRIKEGSVIDHIQLISVGDMIEAINGQSLLGCRHYEVARLLKELPRGRTFTLKLTEPRKAFDMISVRSGGGRPGSGPQLGTGRGTLRLRSRGPATVEDLPSAFEEKAIEKVDDLLESYMGIRDTELAATMVELGKDKRNPDELAEALDERLGDFAFPDEFVFDVWGAIGDAKVGRY
- the GIPC1 gene encoding PDZ domain-containing protein GIPC1 isoform X1 encodes the protein MRIIESPLMEVAVTSFRGEAADPERWSVLPKVTQRISWARPLLSLLMPLGLGRRKKAPPLVENEEAEPGRGGLGVGEPGPLGGGGAGGPQMGLPPPPPALRPRLVFHTQLAHGSPTGRIEGFTNVKELYGKIAEAFRLPAAEVMFCTLNTHKVDMDKLLGGQIGLEDFIFAHVKGQRKEVEVFKSEEALGLTITDNGAGYAFIKRIKEGSVIDHIQLISVGDMIEAINGQSLLGCRHYEVARLLKELPRGRTFTLKLTEPRKAFDMISVRSGGGRPGSGPQLGTGRGTLRLRSRGPATVEDLPSAFEEKAIEKVDDLLESYMGIRDTELAATMVELGKDKRNPDELAEALDERLGDFAFPDEFVFDVWGAIGDAKVGRY